The following proteins are encoded in a genomic region of Protaetiibacter sp. SSC-01:
- the dxs gene encoding 1-deoxy-D-xylulose-5-phosphate synthase: protein MSILESIRGPRDLDGLSRDELVQLAAEIREFLVREVSKTGGHLGPNLGVVELSIAMHRVFDSPHDAIVFDTGHQSYVHKLLTGRQDFSRLRERGGLAGYPQRAESEHDIVESSHASSSLSWADGISRAFAMTGQGDRYVVAVVGDGALTGGMTWEALNNISDDNSRRLVLIVNDNGRSYAPTIGGMARFLNTVRTRRAYRSLYFSSRRFFDRMGRPGQAIYRGTRGAIHGFLSRFSNNEALYSNLDIKYLGPVDGHDLGSLEEALRQAKAYDAPVIVHVITQKGRGYQPAVADVADQFHAVGQIDPETGEPLEHPSRPSWTSVFADEMLELAERDPRLVGITAAMLRPTGLHKFAERFPERVFDVGIAEQHAATSAAGLAFGGLHPVVALYATFVNRAFDQVLMDVSLHRAGVTFVLDRAGVTGPDGPSHHGMWDLAILQVVPGIRIAAPRDATRLREELAEAVAIDDGPTVLRFSKGSVGNEYDAVRRTEDGVDVLREAPHRDVLLVAVGPMAGLAMRVADRLADQGIGATVVDPRWVIPVPGSVVELARSHRLVVSIEDGIRVGGVGTRIRQDLRAAGVDTAVDELGLPDEFLEHASRDEILADAGLTDQRIARDIVAQVLGTRIPVARPLPEDASREYDVERER, encoded by the coding sequence GTGAGCATTCTCGAGTCCATCAGGGGTCCGCGAGACCTCGACGGACTGAGCCGCGACGAGCTCGTGCAGCTCGCCGCCGAGATCCGCGAGTTCCTCGTGCGCGAGGTCTCGAAGACGGGCGGCCACCTCGGGCCGAACCTCGGTGTCGTCGAGCTCTCGATCGCGATGCACCGCGTCTTCGACTCGCCGCACGACGCGATCGTGTTCGACACGGGGCATCAGAGCTACGTGCACAAGCTGCTCACGGGGCGCCAGGACTTCAGCCGACTGCGCGAGCGCGGCGGTCTCGCGGGATACCCGCAGCGCGCCGAGTCGGAGCACGACATCGTCGAGAGCTCCCACGCGTCGAGCTCGCTCAGCTGGGCCGACGGCATCTCACGCGCGTTCGCGATGACGGGGCAGGGCGACCGCTACGTCGTCGCGGTCGTGGGCGACGGCGCGCTCACGGGCGGCATGACGTGGGAGGCGCTCAACAACATCTCCGACGACAACTCGCGTCGCCTGGTGCTGATCGTCAACGACAACGGTCGCTCCTACGCGCCGACGATCGGCGGCATGGCGCGGTTCCTCAACACCGTGCGCACGCGTCGTGCCTACCGCTCGCTCTACTTCTCCAGCCGGCGCTTCTTCGACCGGATGGGGCGGCCGGGTCAGGCGATCTACCGCGGCACGCGCGGCGCCATCCACGGCTTCCTCTCGCGGTTCTCCAACAACGAAGCGCTCTACTCCAACCTCGACATCAAGTACCTCGGACCCGTCGACGGACACGACCTCGGGTCGCTCGAGGAGGCGCTGCGCCAGGCGAAGGCGTACGACGCACCCGTCATCGTGCACGTCATCACGCAGAAGGGACGCGGCTACCAGCCCGCCGTCGCCGATGTCGCCGATCAGTTCCACGCCGTCGGGCAGATCGACCCCGAGACGGGCGAGCCGCTCGAGCACCCGAGCAGGCCGTCGTGGACCTCGGTGTTCGCCGACGAGATGCTCGAGCTCGCCGAGCGCGACCCGCGGCTCGTGGGCATCACGGCGGCCATGCTGCGTCCGACGGGCCTGCACAAGTTCGCGGAGCGGTTCCCCGAGCGCGTGTTCGATGTCGGCATCGCCGAGCAGCACGCCGCGACGAGCGCCGCCGGTCTCGCATTCGGCGGGCTGCATCCGGTCGTCGCCCTCTACGCGACGTTCGTCAACCGCGCCTTCGACCAGGTGCTCATGGATGTCTCGCTCCACCGCGCGGGCGTCACCTTCGTGCTCGACCGCGCCGGCGTGACGGGCCCCGACGGTCCGAGCCACCACGGGATGTGGGACCTCGCGATCCTGCAGGTCGTGCCCGGCATCCGCATCGCGGCGCCGCGGGACGCCACGCGCCTGCGCGAGGAGCTCGCCGAGGCCGTCGCGATCGACGACGGCCCCACCGTGCTGCGTTTCTCGAAGGGCTCGGTCGGCAACGAGTACGACGCCGTGCGCCGCACAGAGGATGGCGTCGACGTGCTGCGGGAGGCCCCGCACCGCGACGTGCTGCTCGTGGCGGTCGGCCCCATGGCGGGCCTCGCGATGCGCGTCGCGGACCGGCTCGCCGACCAGGGCATCGGGGCGACCGTCGTCGACCCGCGCTGGGTCATCCCGGTGCCGGGCAGCGTCGTCGAGCTCGCGCGCTCGCACCGCCTCGTCGTGTCGATCGAGGACGGCATCCGCGTCGGCGGCGTGGGCACGCGCATCCGTCAGGACCTGCGCGCCGCGGGCGTCGACACGGCCGTCGACGAGCTCGGCCTGCCCGACGAGTTCCTCGAGCACGCCTCGCGCGACGAGATCCTCGCGGATGCGGGGCTCACCGACCAGCGGATCGCACGCGATATCGTTGCTCAGGTGCTCGGCACGCGCATCCCGGTGGCCCGACCGCTGCCGGAGGATGCGAGCCGGGAATACGACGTCGAACGGGAGCGTTAA
- a CDS encoding aconitate hydratase: MSSINSFSAKDTLKVGETDYEIFRIDTVPGYEKLPFSLKVLLENLLRTEDGANVTKAQIEALGSWNPDAEPDTEIQFTPARVVMQDFTGVPCIVDLATMREAVTALGGDPDKINPLSPAEMVIDHSVIADLFGTENALERNVEIEYERNGERYQFLRWGQTAFQDFKVVPPGTGIVHQVNIEHLAKVVYDRVNGGVLQAYPDTCVGTDSHTTMVNGLGVLGWGVGGIEAEAAMLGQPVSMLIPRVVGFKLTGDIPAGVTATDVVLTITDMLRKHGVVGKFVEFYGAGVASVPLANRATIGNMSPEFGSTAAIFPIDDVTLDYLRLTGRDEQTVALVEAYAKQQHLWHDASREASYSEYMELDLGTVVPSIAGPKRPQDRILLSESKSQFQQDILNYVSDVPQADDATVEIEGTFPASDPGTTPGVEHEHVAAEGVSHQHEGEHVHAGLLSSGSAHPASNPIKVTPPEGQPYLLDNGAVTLAAITSCTNTSNPSVMIAAGLLAKKALDKGLTRKPWVKTTLGPGSKVVTDYYEKSGLDKALEGVGFYTVGYGCTICIGNSGPLIEEVSEAINENDLAVTAVLSGNRNFEGRISPDVKMNYLASPPLVVAYALAGTMNFDFEVDPLGKDADGNDVFLKDIWPAPDEVQEIIDSSISREQFIKQYATVFDGDDRWRNLPTPTGPTFEWDADSTYVRKAPYFDGMSMELTPVTDITGARVMATLGDSVTTDHISPAGNIKAGTPAAQYLEAHGVERKDFNSYGSRRGNHEVMIRGTFANIRLKNELVAAVNDGQIVEGGYTRDFTQEGGPQSFIYDACMNYQEQGTPLVVFGGKEYGSGSSRDWAAKGTSLLGVKAVITESFERIHRSNLIGMGVVPLQFPAGESWKSLGLDGTEIVSITGLEQLNEGVTPKTVHVVAEPSEFSPEGKQTVEFDAVVRIDTPGEADYYRNGGILQYVLRSLV, from the coding sequence GTGTCGAGCATCAACAGCTTTTCCGCGAAGGACACCCTGAAGGTCGGTGAGACCGACTACGAGATCTTCCGGATCGACACGGTCCCCGGCTACGAGAAGCTCCCCTTCAGCCTCAAGGTGCTGCTCGAGAACCTCCTCCGCACCGAGGACGGCGCCAACGTCACGAAGGCGCAGATCGAGGCGCTCGGCTCGTGGAACCCCGACGCCGAGCCCGACACCGAGATCCAGTTCACGCCGGCCCGCGTCGTCATGCAGGACTTCACCGGCGTCCCCTGCATCGTCGACCTCGCCACGATGCGCGAGGCCGTCACAGCCCTCGGCGGCGACCCCGACAAGATCAACCCGCTCTCGCCGGCCGAGATGGTCATCGACCACTCCGTCATCGCCGACCTGTTCGGCACCGAGAACGCCCTCGAGCGCAACGTCGAGATCGAGTACGAGCGCAACGGCGAGCGCTACCAGTTCCTCCGCTGGGGCCAGACGGCCTTCCAGGACTTCAAGGTCGTGCCCCCCGGAACGGGCATCGTGCACCAGGTCAACATCGAGCACCTCGCGAAGGTCGTCTACGACCGCGTCAACGGCGGCGTGCTGCAGGCCTACCCCGACACGTGCGTCGGCACCGACTCGCACACGACGATGGTCAACGGCCTCGGCGTGCTCGGCTGGGGAGTCGGCGGCATCGAGGCCGAGGCGGCCATGCTCGGCCAGCCCGTCTCGATGCTCATCCCGCGCGTCGTCGGCTTCAAGCTCACGGGCGACATCCCCGCGGGCGTGACGGCGACGGATGTCGTGCTCACGATCACCGACATGCTCCGCAAGCACGGCGTCGTCGGCAAGTTCGTCGAGTTCTACGGCGCCGGCGTCGCCTCCGTGCCGCTCGCCAACCGCGCCACGATCGGCAACATGAGCCCCGAGTTCGGCTCGACCGCCGCGATCTTCCCGATCGACGACGTCACGCTCGACTACCTGCGCCTCACGGGCCGCGACGAGCAGACCGTCGCCCTCGTCGAGGCCTACGCGAAGCAGCAGCACCTGTGGCACGACGCCTCGCGCGAGGCCTCCTACAGCGAGTACATGGAGCTCGACCTCGGCACCGTCGTGCCGTCGATCGCCGGCCCCAAGCGCCCGCAGGACCGCATCCTCCTCTCGGAGTCGAAGTCGCAGTTCCAGCAGGACATCCTCAACTACGTCTCCGACGTGCCCCAGGCCGACGACGCGACCGTCGAGATCGAGGGCACCTTCCCGGCCTCCGACCCCGGCACGACGCCCGGCGTCGAGCACGAGCACGTCGCCGCGGAGGGCGTCTCGCACCAGCACGAGGGCGAGCACGTGCACGCGGGGCTCCTCTCCTCGGGCAGCGCCCACCCGGCATCGAACCCCATCAAGGTCACCCCGCCGGAGGGCCAGCCCTACCTGCTCGACAACGGCGCCGTGACGCTCGCGGCCATCACGTCGTGCACGAACACCTCCAACCCCTCGGTCATGATCGCGGCGGGCCTGCTCGCCAAGAAGGCGCTCGACAAGGGCCTCACGCGCAAGCCGTGGGTCAAGACGACGCTCGGCCCCGGCTCCAAGGTCGTCACCGACTACTACGAGAAGTCGGGCCTCGACAAGGCGCTCGAGGGCGTCGGCTTCTACACCGTCGGTTACGGCTGCACGATCTGCATCGGGAACTCGGGACCCCTCATCGAGGAGGTCTCCGAGGCGATCAACGAGAACGACCTCGCCGTTACCGCGGTGCTCTCCGGCAACCGCAACTTCGAGGGCCGCATCAGCCCCGACGTGAAGATGAACTACCTCGCGTCGCCGCCGCTCGTCGTCGCCTACGCCCTCGCCGGCACGATGAACTTCGACTTCGAGGTCGACCCGCTCGGCAAGGACGCGGACGGCAACGACGTGTTCCTCAAGGACATCTGGCCGGCCCCCGACGAGGTGCAGGAGATCATCGACTCCTCGATCTCGCGTGAGCAGTTCATCAAGCAGTACGCGACCGTCTTCGACGGCGACGACCGCTGGCGCAACCTGCCCACCCCGACCGGCCCGACCTTCGAGTGGGATGCCGACTCGACCTACGTGCGGAAGGCGCCCTACTTCGACGGCATGTCGATGGAGCTCACGCCCGTCACCGACATCACCGGCGCGCGCGTCATGGCGACGCTCGGCGACTCGGTCACCACCGACCACATCAGCCCCGCGGGCAACATCAAGGCCGGCACCCCGGCCGCGCAGTACCTCGAGGCGCACGGCGTCGAGCGCAAGGACTTCAACTCCTACGGCTCGCGACGCGGCAACCACGAGGTCATGATCCGCGGCACGTTCGCCAACATCCGCCTCAAGAACGAGCTCGTGGCGGCGGTCAACGACGGTCAGATCGTCGAGGGCGGCTACACGCGCGACTTCACGCAGGAGGGCGGCCCGCAGTCGTTCATCTACGACGCGTGCATGAACTACCAGGAGCAGGGCACCCCGCTCGTCGTGTTCGGCGGCAAGGAGTACGGCTCCGGCTCCTCGCGCGACTGGGCGGCCAAGGGCACGAGCCTCCTCGGCGTCAAGGCGGTCATCACCGAGAGCTTCGAGCGCATCCACCGCTCGAACCTCATCGGCATGGGCGTCGTGCCGCTGCAGTTCCCGGCAGGCGAGTCGTGGAAGTCGCTCGGCCTCGACGGCACCGAGATCGTCTCGATCACGGGCCTCGAGCAGCTCAACGAGGGCGTCACGCCGAAGACCGTCCACGTGGTCGCCGAGCCGAGCGAGTTCTCGCCCGAGGGCAAGCAGACCGTCGAGTTCGACGCCGTCGTGCGCATCGACACCCCCGGTGAGGCCGACTACTACCGCAACGGCGGCATCCTGCAGTACGTGCTGCGCTCGCTCGTCTGA
- a CDS encoding DUF3159 domain-containing protein, with the protein MSSGDASGEPGAHDRAEEPAVEATPSFSDAMAVAARRSGLGHVKPGEAPSGRALLAAVGGIRGLVESILPPLLFLVVYTITQQLVPSVLAPLGLAVVFIAARLVMRQPVMTAVVGALGVGVSAGLALFSGRASDNFLPGLIINVVLLVAMLVSIAVRRPLIGVMAGLLTNDPHWRDDPAKARVALIATIVWAALPALRLAVEVPLYVADDAAGLAAMKLLLGIPPYAIVLWVTWLLIRSAWTGASDAESTEKA; encoded by the coding sequence ATGTCCTCGGGCGACGCGTCGGGGGAGCCCGGCGCGCACGATCGCGCCGAGGAGCCGGCAGTCGAGGCGACCCCGAGCTTCTCGGATGCCATGGCCGTCGCCGCCCGGCGCTCGGGCCTCGGGCATGTGAAGCCGGGCGAGGCGCCGAGCGGGCGCGCGCTGCTCGCAGCCGTGGGCGGCATCCGGGGCCTCGTGGAGTCGATCCTGCCGCCGCTGCTCTTCCTCGTCGTCTACACGATCACCCAGCAGCTCGTCCCGTCGGTGCTCGCGCCGCTCGGTCTCGCCGTCGTGTTCATCGCGGCGCGCCTCGTCATGAGGCAGCCCGTCATGACGGCCGTCGTGGGCGCGCTCGGTGTCGGAGTCTCGGCGGGCCTTGCGCTGTTCAGCGGCCGCGCATCCGACAACTTCCTGCCCGGGCTCATCATCAACGTCGTGCTGCTCGTCGCGATGCTCGTGAGCATCGCCGTGCGGCGACCCCTCATCGGCGTCATGGCGGGCCTGCTCACGAACGACCCGCACTGGCGGGACGACCCCGCGAAGGCCCGCGTCGCCCTCATCGCGACGATCGTGTGGGCGGCGCTGCCGGCCCTGCGCCTCGCGGTCGAGGTGCCGCTCTACGTCGCGGACGACGCGGCGGGTCTCGCGGCCATGAAGCTCCTGCTCGGGATCCCGCCCTACGCGATCGTGCTGTGGGTCACGTGGCTGCTCATCCGCAGCGCATGGACCGGCGCGTCGGACGCGGAGAGCACCGAGAAGGCGTAA
- a CDS encoding DUF3710 domain-containing protein produces MSDVPMDDAPVEQPKSAPADRAENGPLDVAEANAVRPYVDLGGVKILPRPELALRLEIEEGSKRVVAVALDYAESTLQVQPFAAPRSSGLWHEIREQIVEQIARQGGTTQTVEGPFGPELRAEIPAPAGNAPGVRIARFVGVDGPRWFLRGVISGKAAVDPDAAAQVEDLFRSIVVVRGNTPMPPRDLIPLTVPANVQPGGQA; encoded by the coding sequence ATGAGCGACGTCCCGATGGATGACGCGCCCGTCGAACAGCCGAAGTCCGCTCCGGCCGACCGCGCCGAGAACGGCCCGCTCGACGTCGCCGAGGCGAACGCCGTGCGCCCCTACGTCGACCTCGGCGGGGTCAAGATCCTCCCGCGCCCCGAACTCGCTCTGCGTCTCGAGATCGAGGAGGGCAGCAAGCGCGTCGTCGCCGTCGCCCTCGACTACGCGGAGTCGACGCTGCAGGTGCAGCCGTTCGCGGCCCCGCGCTCGAGCGGCCTCTGGCACGAGATCCGCGAGCAGATCGTCGAGCAGATCGCCCGTCAGGGCGGCACGACGCAGACGGTCGAGGGGCCCTTCGGTCCGGAGCTGCGCGCGGAGATCCCCGCTCCCGCCGGCAACGCCCCGGGCGTGCGGATCGCGCGCTTCGTCGGCGTCGACGGTCCGCGCTGGTTCCTGCGCGGCGTCATCAGCGGCAAGGCGGCGGTCGACCCGGATGCCGCGGCGCAGGTCGAGGACCTCTTCCGCAGCATCGTCGTCGTGCGCGGCAACACCCCGATGCCGCCGCGCGACCTCATCCCGCTGACCGTTCCCGCGAACGTGCAGCCGGGCGGCCAGGCCTGA
- the dut gene encoding dUTP diphosphatase translates to MDYRRGVTESVEVLFRGDTVPEYVHPGDAGADLVSTDDVVLAPGERAVVGTGVSIALPDGYVAFVVPRSGLAAKHGITIVNSPGTVDAGYRGEIRVTLLNTDARESYAVAAGDRIAQLIVMPVSRARFIPVERLPGSDRGEGGFGSTGYSTRGGTP, encoded by the coding sequence ATGGACTATCGTCGTGGGGTGACCGAGTCCGTCGAGGTGCTGTTCCGCGGCGACACCGTCCCCGAGTACGTGCACCCGGGCGACGCGGGCGCCGATCTCGTCTCCACAGACGATGTCGTGCTCGCCCCCGGTGAGCGCGCCGTCGTCGGCACGGGCGTGTCGATCGCGCTGCCGGACGGATACGTCGCTTTCGTCGTGCCGCGCAGCGGCCTCGCCGCCAAGCACGGCATCACGATCGTCAACAGTCCCGGAACGGTGGACGCGGGCTACCGCGGAGAGATCCGGGTCACCCTGCTCAACACCGACGCGCGTGAGAGCTACGCCGTCGCCGCGGGTGACCGCATCGCGCAGCTCATCGTCATGCCCGTGAGCCGGGCGCGCTTCATCCCGGTCGAACGCCTCCCCGGCTCCGACCGCGGTGAGGGCGGCTTCGGCTCCACCGGCTACTCGACCCGAGGAGGAACCCCATGA
- a CDS encoding DUF3093 domain-containing protein — MSYRERLWPAPWIYIATALVIPASLLVFLPIDMIVGIIVAIVLYGGIVGLLLFTTPTVEVADGVLRAGRARLPLSVVGEVVAAKGADAVRERGTGLHADAWLLIRGWIPDVVRVELVDPADPTPYWLVSSRRADELAAAISSARA; from the coding sequence ATGTCCTACCGTGAACGACTCTGGCCCGCCCCGTGGATCTACATCGCGACCGCGCTCGTGATCCCGGCGTCCCTTCTCGTGTTCCTGCCGATCGACATGATCGTCGGGATCATCGTCGCGATCGTGCTGTACGGCGGGATCGTCGGGCTGCTGCTGTTCACGACGCCCACGGTGGAGGTCGCCGACGGCGTGCTCCGCGCGGGCCGCGCCCGCCTGCCGCTCTCGGTCGTCGGCGAGGTCGTCGCCGCGAAGGGCGCGGATGCGGTGCGCGAGCGCGGAACAGGGCTCCACGCGGACGCGTGGCTCCTCATCCGCGGCTGGATCCCCGACGTCGTGCGGGTCGAGCTCGTCGATCCCGCCGACCCGACGCCCTACTGGCTCGTGTCGAGTCGACGTGCGGACGAGCTCGCCGCGGCGATCAGCTCAGCCCGCGCTTAG
- a CDS encoding DUF4193 domain-containing protein: MATDYDAPRKTDDDTESIQALQERVPDKLSGVVDVDDADNPGFELAGQDLSDVDLDVVVLPPQEDEFTCMNCFLVKHQSQFDHNSDLGPICAECAA; the protein is encoded by the coding sequence ATGGCTACCGATTACGACGCCCCTCGGAAGACCGACGACGACACCGAGTCGATCCAGGCCCTCCAGGAGCGTGTCCCCGACAAGCTGTCGGGCGTGGTCGACGTCGATGACGCCGACAACCCGGGTTTCGAGCTCGCAGGACAGGACCTCTCCGACGTCGACCTCGACGTCGTCGTGCTCCCGCCGCAGGAGGACGAGTTCACCTGCATGAACTGCTTCCTCGTCAAGCACCAGTCGCAGTTCGACCACAACTCGGACCTCGGTCCGATCTGCGCGGAGTGCGCCGCCTAA
- the sepH gene encoding septation protein SepH gives MQELKVIGVENGSLLVASDDGEQFRVEVDETVQSRLRASMPDPGPIRRLAPREIQAQIRAGMTAEDVARVTGASLEYIRRFEGPVVAEREYVIESALNVPVHMAVETDPLASGATFGSVIRERLADAGAQGERWASWKEQGGGWIVKLTFTAAEIERDARWGFDPKKQSLQPLNQEAVQLSQQGELPPSLIPRLRAVPLDERDDARFDSGAFAVETDGDDTVVTPVEFTQLEFGGRPAVAEEPSTTHHTADLLEALRRRRGEREPLDLDEGEQGLAAHPSTGVVKLVDVPLEGVPDEPVPAAFTSAPSSAPTAKASGSSGATGPLGKRRGRASMPSWDEIVFGARGDED, from the coding sequence ATGCAAGAACTCAAGGTCATCGGAGTCGAGAACGGCTCGCTCCTGGTCGCCTCGGATGACGGGGAGCAGTTCCGCGTCGAGGTCGACGAGACCGTGCAGTCGCGCCTGCGCGCTTCCATGCCCGATCCCGGGCCCATCCGCCGCCTCGCACCGCGGGAGATCCAGGCGCAGATCCGCGCCGGCATGACCGCCGAGGACGTCGCCCGTGTCACGGGCGCGTCGCTCGAGTACATCCGCCGCTTCGAGGGCCCCGTCGTCGCCGAGCGCGAGTACGTCATCGAGTCGGCCCTCAACGTGCCCGTGCACATGGCCGTCGAGACCGACCCGCTCGCCTCTGGCGCGACGTTCGGCTCCGTCATCCGCGAACGGCTCGCCGACGCGGGTGCGCAGGGCGAGCGCTGGGCGAGTTGGAAGGAGCAGGGCGGCGGCTGGATCGTCAAGCTCACGTTCACGGCCGCCGAGATCGAGCGCGACGCCCGCTGGGGCTTCGATCCGAAGAAGCAGTCGCTGCAGCCCCTCAACCAGGAGGCCGTGCAGCTCTCGCAGCAGGGCGAGCTCCCGCCGAGCCTCATCCCGCGCCTGCGCGCCGTGCCGCTCGACGAGCGCGACGACGCGCGCTTCGACTCGGGCGCCTTCGCCGTCGAGACGGATGGCGACGACACGGTCGTGACGCCCGTCGAGTTCACGCAGCTCGAGTTCGGCGGCCGCCCCGCGGTCGCCGAGGAGCCGAGCACGACCCACCACACGGCCGATCTGCTCGAGGCGCTCCGCCGTCGCCGCGGTGAGCGCGAGCCGCTCGACCTCGACGAGGGCGAGCAGGGCCTCGCGGCGCACCCCTCGACGGGGGTCGTGAAGCTCGTCGACGTGCCGCTCGAGGGCGTGCCCGACGAGCCCGTGCCCGCCGCCTTCACCTCGGCTCCGAGCTCGGCGCCGACCGCGAAGGCCTCGGGCTCCTCGGGAGCGACAGGGCCGCTCGGCAAGCGCCGCGGCCGTGCGTCGATGCCGAGCTGGGACGAGATCGTCTTCGGCGCCCGCGGCGACGAGGACTGA
- a CDS encoding alkaline phosphatase family protein, producing MGLPPVEKVVVVVVDGLGHAQLEAHRGHARTLAKRLDHDPAIGAGFPTTTVAALATLTTGEPAGRHGLVGYRVYDPDHDRVVNQLSGWDGLDPATWQRMPTLFERAASEGVRSVAITHPRYRDSAFTHAVLRGAEFLGAGDSGERLALLRGVLADPGPALVYYYVPDLDMAGHAKGVASSEWVSALEALDAELALVAGALGPRHGMAVTADHGMVDVPLHAQRIASADLLEGVRHVAGEPRCLQLHLERGVDPAGVASAWRASEGKRAWVGTRDEALASGWFGAVDPEVLPRIGEVFVAARGDHAYYADADDRARGMVGQHGSLTPGETVVPFLRFGAFA from the coding sequence ATGGGGCTCCCGCCCGTCGAGAAGGTCGTCGTCGTGGTCGTAGACGGACTCGGTCACGCGCAGCTCGAGGCGCACCGCGGCCACGCGCGCACCCTCGCGAAGCGCCTCGACCACGACCCGGCGATCGGCGCGGGCTTCCCGACGACGACCGTCGCGGCCCTCGCGACCCTCACGACGGGGGAGCCCGCCGGCCGCCACGGTCTCGTCGGCTACCGCGTCTACGACCCCGACCACGACCGCGTCGTCAACCAGCTGAGCGGCTGGGACGGGCTCGACCCGGCCACCTGGCAGCGGATGCCGACCCTCTTCGAGCGGGCGGCATCCGAGGGCGTGCGGAGCGTGGCGATCACCCACCCCCGCTACCGCGATTCGGCGTTCACGCATGCGGTGCTGCGAGGCGCCGAGTTCCTGGGGGCGGGGGACTCGGGGGAGCGCCTCGCGCTCCTGCGCGGCGTGCTCGCCGACCCCGGACCCGCGCTCGTCTACTACTACGTTCCCGACCTCGACATGGCGGGGCACGCGAAGGGCGTCGCCTCGTCCGAGTGGGTGTCGGCGCTCGAGGCGCTCGACGCCGAGCTCGCCCTCGTGGCCGGCGCGCTCGGCCCGCGCCACGGCATGGCCGTGACGGCCGACCACGGGATGGTCGACGTGCCCCTGCACGCCCAGCGCATCGCATCCGCCGACCTGCTGGAAGGCGTGCGTCACGTCGCGGGGGAGCCGCGGTGCCTGCAGCTGCACCTCGAGCGGGGGGTCGACCCCGCGGGGGTGGCGTCCGCCTGGCGCGCGTCGGAGGGCAAGCGCGCGTGGGTGGGCACGCGTGACGAGGCGCTCGCATCGGGCTGGTTCGGCGCGGTCGACCCGGAGGTGCTGCCGCGCATCGGGGAGGTCTTCGTCGCTGCGCGCGGCGACCACGCGTACTACGCCGACGCCGACGACCGTGCGCGCGGCATGGTCGGGCAGCACGGCTCGCTCACGCCGGGCGAGACGGTGGTGCCGTTCCTGCGCTTCGGCGCGTTCGCCTGA